One region of Chitinophaga varians genomic DNA includes:
- a CDS encoding ABC1 kinase family protein, which translates to MKEQSNIPTSKVERAGKFVTTGLKVGTNYIKHYTRKLVDPSLTKETLHQDNAADIYETLSSLKGSALKVAQMLSMDKGMLPKAYTEKFAMSQYSAPPLSGPLVVNTFVKTLGKSPAQLYDKFEMHASNAASIGQVHKAWKDGKALAVKIQYPGVANSVKSDLRIVKPFALRIVGMNEVDMDKYFQEIESKLLEETDYKLELTRSMALSRECAHIPHLLFPRYYPELSSDRIITMDWLDGQHLKEFLQGNPSQDARNKIGQALWDFYQFQVHHLKQVHADPHPGNFLMRPDGTVGIFDFGCVKEIPEDFYYNYFLLTDKEVLKDEKRRHEIYTNLEMIHPSDTPKEVEFFSGLFQHMIDLLTLPFTVDHFDFGDEAYFNEIYAYMDELYNMKEVRESKVARGSRHSLYINRTYFGLYSILSELKANIVSGASGFSPKR; encoded by the coding sequence ATGAAAGAACAATCCAATATTCCCACCTCCAAAGTGGAAAGGGCGGGAAAATTCGTCACCACCGGACTGAAAGTAGGCACCAATTATATTAAACATTATACCCGTAAACTGGTGGACCCGTCTCTTACCAAAGAGACGCTCCACCAGGATAATGCTGCCGATATCTACGAAACACTCAGCAGCCTGAAAGGCAGCGCCCTCAAAGTGGCGCAAATGCTCAGTATGGACAAAGGCATGCTGCCCAAAGCCTATACCGAGAAATTCGCCATGTCGCAATACAGTGCCCCTCCGCTTTCCGGACCGTTGGTTGTCAACACGTTCGTAAAAACCCTCGGGAAGTCGCCGGCACAGTTATACGATAAATTTGAAATGCATGCCTCCAACGCCGCCTCCATCGGCCAGGTACATAAAGCCTGGAAAGATGGAAAAGCATTGGCCGTCAAAATACAATACCCCGGCGTGGCCAACAGCGTAAAATCAGACCTGCGCATCGTAAAACCCTTTGCCCTCCGCATTGTAGGTATGAACGAGGTGGACATGGACAAGTATTTCCAAGAAATTGAAAGCAAACTGCTGGAAGAAACGGACTATAAACTGGAACTGACCCGCTCTATGGCACTTTCCCGCGAATGTGCCCATATTCCTCACCTCCTGTTTCCCCGGTACTATCCGGAACTGTCCTCCGACAGGATCATCACCATGGACTGGCTCGATGGACAGCACCTGAAAGAATTTCTGCAGGGAAATCCGTCCCAGGACGCCCGTAATAAAATAGGACAGGCACTGTGGGATTTCTATCAGTTCCAGGTGCACCACCTCAAACAGGTACACGCCGATCCCCACCCGGGCAACTTCCTGATGCGTCCCGATGGCACCGTAGGTATTTTCGACTTCGGCTGCGTGAAAGAAATTCCGGAAGATTTCTATTACAATTATTTCCTGCTGACAGACAAGGAAGTACTGAAAGACGAAAAACGCCGCCACGAAATATATACCAACCTGGAAATGATCCATCCCAGCGATACGCCCAAAGAAGTGGAGTTCTTCTCAGGCCTTTTCCAGCACATGATCGACCTGCTTACCCTTCCCTTTACCGTAGATCATTTTGATTTCGGCGACGAAGCCTACTTCAATGAGATCTATGCGTATATGGACGAACTTTATAACATGAAGGAAGTCAGGGAATCCAAAGTGGCCCGTGGCTCCCGGCACAGTCTTTATATTAACCGCACTTATTTCGGGCTGTATTCTATCTTAAGTGAGCTGAAAGCCAACATAGTGAGCGGCGCCAGCGGGTTTTCGCCCAAACGGTGA
- a CDS encoding TetR family transcriptional regulator C-terminal domain-containing protein, protein MDKQLIRNAYKIYWLENGKAPVSVYSLCKQLDISESAFYEHYASLEAIEKDIWLAVFEDTLTQLRDDETYQQYSAQEKLLAFYFLWVQKLKDDRSYFLQQKEQFRLPDLYRNKLETFKRAFYAYVRELIREGYTSNEIKERKYISDQYVHGFWVQALFVLKYWLNDTSANFEMTDAAIEKAVNLSFQLIKSNTLDSLLDFGKFIFTRK, encoded by the coding sequence ATGGACAAACAACTCATCCGTAACGCTTACAAAATCTACTGGCTGGAAAACGGTAAAGCACCTGTTTCTGTATATAGCCTATGCAAACAGCTCGACATCAGTGAGAGCGCTTTTTACGAGCACTATGCTTCGCTGGAAGCCATCGAAAAAGATATCTGGCTGGCTGTATTTGAAGATACCCTCACGCAACTGCGTGACGATGAAACCTACCAGCAATATTCCGCGCAGGAAAAACTGCTGGCCTTTTATTTCCTCTGGGTACAGAAACTGAAGGACGACCGCAGCTACTTCCTCCAACAAAAGGAACAATTCAGGCTGCCGGACCTTTACCGCAATAAACTGGAAACCTTCAAACGCGCATTCTACGCGTATGTAAGGGAACTGATCAGGGAAGGCTATACTTCCAACGAAATCAAAGAAAGAAAATACATCTCCGACCAATATGTACATGGCTTCTGGGTACAGGCCCTTTTCGTGCTGAAATACTGGCTCAACGACACCAGCGCCAATTTTGAAATGACAGATGCTGCCATCGAAAAAGCGGTAAACCTCAGCTTCCAGCTGATAAAATCCAATACACTGGACTCACTGCTCGACTTTGGCAAATTCATCTTTACGCGGAAATAG
- a CDS encoding RtcB family protein — translation MSGLKTKELSKIGYTDDRARSLVINIMARHFKHHDKAAIIQLLTDIKERPAEFLQDEVLGKIAAIFADVPEERHFQSFDLLETTGQLKVYGGKEIEQAARQQMELAMSLPVTVQGALMPDAHMGYGLPVGGVLATENAVVPYAVGVDIGCRMALTLFDEGESFLKRYSYQLKTAMKEYTHFGMEGGLEFRQEHAVLDRPEFRDTALLKSLHGKAVRQLGSSGSGNHFVEFGLLTLEEDNSLSLPPKQYLALLSHSGSRGLGAAIAQHYTKIAMDTCKLPRSAQQLAWLDMNSEAGQEYWLSMNLAGDYARACHQQIHQHLAKATGLKSLATIENHHNFAWEETLTDTRKVIIHRKGATPAHAGELGIIPGSMTAPAYLVRGKGVEQALYSAAHGAGRAMSRSKAREKMTVSALNKMLANAGVTLMGGSVEENPQAYKDIDQVMNAQHELVSVEGRFMPVIVRMNKE, via the coding sequence TTGTCAGGTTTAAAAACAAAAGAACTGAGTAAAATCGGTTATACGGACGACCGGGCCAGGAGCCTGGTGATCAATATTATGGCGCGGCATTTCAAACATCATGATAAAGCCGCGATTATACAGCTGTTGACGGATATTAAAGAGCGTCCGGCTGAATTTTTACAGGATGAGGTGCTGGGAAAGATAGCGGCAATATTCGCCGATGTGCCGGAGGAGCGCCATTTTCAGTCATTTGACCTGCTGGAAACCACCGGGCAGCTGAAAGTGTACGGTGGCAAAGAGATAGAACAGGCTGCCCGTCAGCAGATGGAATTGGCCATGTCACTGCCGGTAACGGTACAGGGTGCGCTGATGCCTGACGCGCATATGGGCTACGGTCTTCCGGTGGGTGGCGTATTGGCCACGGAAAATGCGGTGGTCCCCTACGCGGTAGGTGTGGACATTGGCTGCCGTATGGCGCTTACCCTCTTCGATGAAGGGGAAAGTTTCCTGAAACGTTACAGTTACCAGCTGAAAACGGCCATGAAAGAATATACCCATTTCGGTATGGAAGGCGGACTGGAATTCCGCCAGGAGCATGCGGTGCTTGACAGGCCGGAATTCCGTGATACCGCATTGCTCAAAAGCCTGCATGGCAAAGCGGTGCGGCAGCTGGGATCATCCGGCAGCGGTAACCACTTCGTGGAGTTCGGGCTGCTGACGCTGGAAGAAGACAACTCCCTGTCGTTACCACCGAAGCAGTACCTCGCATTGTTGTCGCATTCCGGCAGCCGTGGTCTGGGCGCCGCTATCGCCCAGCACTATACGAAAATAGCGATGGACACCTGCAAGCTGCCGCGTTCGGCACAACAGCTGGCATGGCTGGACATGAACAGCGAAGCAGGGCAGGAGTACTGGTTGAGCATGAACCTGGCCGGTGACTACGCCCGTGCCTGTCACCAGCAGATACATCAGCACCTGGCAAAGGCCACAGGACTGAAAAGCCTGGCAACCATCGAAAATCACCACAATTTTGCGTGGGAAGAAACGCTGACGGATACACGGAAGGTGATCATTCACCGCAAAGGTGCCACCCCGGCGCACGCGGGCGAGCTGGGCATTATCCCCGGCAGCATGACGGCGCCTGCCTACCTGGTCCGTGGCAAAGGCGTGGAACAGGCGCTTTACTCCGCTGCGCACGGTGCCGGCAGGGCGATGAGCCGCTCCAAGGCCAGGGAGAAAATGACGGTGTCGGCATTAAACAAAATGTTGGCCAACGCAGGCGTAACCCTGATGGGTGGCAGTGTAGAGGAAAACCCGCAGGCCTATAAAGACATCGACCAGGTGATGAACGCACAGCACGAACTGGTGAGCGTGGAAGGGCGTTTTATGCCCGTCATCGTACGGATGAATAAAGAGTAG